A genomic region of Miscanthus floridulus cultivar M001 chromosome 3, ASM1932011v1, whole genome shotgun sequence contains the following coding sequences:
- the LOC136542686 gene encoding calcium/calmodulin-dependent serine/threonine-protein kinase 1-like yields the protein MGLCHGRPTQIPEAEAEEDPHVASGAGDGGDGATSPSAAAPAAKPGTPKQPKFPFYLPSPLPPSSYKGSPANSSVTSTPARGGFKRPFPPPSPAKHIRALLARRHGSVKPNEASIPEGGDPELGLDKNFGFSKHFFAKYDLGEEVGRGHFGYTCSAKAKKGEHKCQDVAVKVIPKAKMTTAIAIEDVRREVRILSSLTGHSNLVQFYDAFEDEDNVYIVMELCKGGELLDRILARGGKYSEEDAKLVMVQILSVVSFCHLQGVVHRDLKPENFLFSSKEENSPLKVIDFGLSDFVKPDERLNDIVGSAYYVAPEVLHRSYGTEADMWSIGVIAYILLCGSRPFWARTESGIFRAVLKAEPSFDEAPWPTLTAEAKDFVKRLLNKDYRKRMTAAQALSHPWIRNAQQVKVPLDMIIYKLMRAYISSSSLRKSALRALAKTLTTNQLFYVREQFELLGPNKNGYISLQNLKSALVKNSTDAMKDSRVVDFVNTVCTLQYRKLDFEEFAASAISVYQMEALETWEQHARRAYELFDKEGNRPIVIEELASELGLGPSVPLHVVLQDWIRHVDGKLSFLGFIKLLHGVSSRSIPKA from the exons ATGGGGCTCTGCCATGGCAGGCCGACGCAAATTCCGGAGGCCGAGGCGGAGGAGGATCCCCACGTAGCCTCCGGCGCGGGCGACGGCGGGGACGGggcgacctcgccgtcggcggcggcgcccgcGGCGAAGCCGGGCACGCCGAAGCAGCCCAAGTTCCCGTTCTACCTGCCGAGCCCGCTCCCGCCGTCCAGCTACAAGGGCTCGCCGGCGAACTCGAGCGTCACGTCCACGCCGGCGCGCGGCGGGTTCAAGCGCCCGTTCCCACCGCCGTCGCCCGCCAAGCACATCCGCGCTCTCCTCGCGCGGCGGCACGGCTCGGTCAAGCCCAACGAGGCGTCCATCCCCGAGGGCGGCGACCCGGAGCTCGGCCTGGACAAGAACTTCGGCTTCTCCAAGCACTTCTTCGCCAAGTACGACCTCGGCGAGGAGGTCGGCCGCGGCCACTTCGGCTACACGTGCTCCGCCAAGGCCAAGaagggcgagcacaagtgccagGACGTCGCCGTCAAGGTCATCCCCAAGGCCAAG ATGACAACAGCTATTGCCATTGAAGATGTGAGAAGAGAAGTGAGAATATTGAGTTCTCTGACAGGCCACAGTAACCTAGTGCAGTTCTACGATGCTTTCGAGGATGAAGATAATGTGTATATAGTTATGGA ATTATGTaaaggaggtgaactgctggacAGGATATTGGCTAG AGGTGGAAAGTACTCTGAAGAGGATGCGAAGCTCGTTATGGTACAAATTTTGAGTGTTGTATCATTTTGCCATCTTCAAGGTGTTGTTCATCGTGATCTGAAACCAGAG AATTTCCTTTTCTCTTCAAAGGAAGAAAATTCCCCCTTGAAGGTCATAGATTTTGGCTTGTCTGACTTTGTGAAGCCAG ATGAAAGACTAAATGACATTGTTGGAAGTGCATACTATGTTGCTCCAGAGGTGCTCCACAGATCTTATGGCACTGAAGCAGATATGTGGAGCATTGGAGTAATTGCCTACATCTTACTATGTGGGAGTCGGCCTTTCTGGGCACGCACGGAGTCGGGAATCTTTCGAGCTGTCTTGAAGGCGGAACCAAGTTTTGATGAGGCCCCATGGCCCACTCTCACGGCTGAAGCTAAAGATTTTGTAAAAAGGCTTCTTAATAAGGATTACCGCAAGAGAATGACGGCCGCACAAGCTCTCA GTCATCCATGGATCCGTAATGCTCAACAAGTGAAAGTTCCTTTGGATATGATAATCTATAAGCTAATGAGAGCTTACATCAGTTCGTCTTCACTGCGGAAGTCTGCTTTGAGG GCCCTAGCCAAGACGCTGACAACGAACCAACTCTTTTATGTAAGGGAGCAGTTTGAATTGCTGGGCCCAAACAAGAATGGTTATATCTCATTGCAAAATCTGAAATCG GCTCTAGTGAAGAACTCCACAGATGCAATGAAGGACTCTAGGGTTGTTGATTTTGTTAACACC GTGTGCACTCTTCAGTACAGAAAATTGGATTTCGAAGAGTTTGCTGCTTCTGCCATCAGTGTTTACCAGATGGAAGCCTTGGAGACCTGGGAACAGCACGCTAGGCGCGCATATGAACTGTTTGATAAGGAAGGGAACCGGCCTATTGTGATCGAAGAACTTGCATCG GAACTCGGACTTGGCCCATCAGTGCCTCTTCACGTTGTCCTCCAAGACTGGATCAGACATGTCGACGGGAAGCTGAGCTTCCTGGGATTCATAAAGCTCTTGCACGGGGTTTCGTCGCGCTCAATCCCGAAGGCCTAG